One genomic segment of Methanosarcinales archaeon includes these proteins:
- the hemB gene encoding porphobilinogen synthase produces MFPTTRLRRLRTPIMKRMFSETKLSVDDMIAPLFVDENLTQPQPIPSMPGIQRETPKSVVDEAKELADLGIPALILFGIPKIKDETGSHAYGEDDVVQNATRDIKAELGDDMMVITDLCLCEFTTHGHCGVVDYDTEAILNDPTLPILGKTAVSQARAGADMVAPSGMMDGMVDAIRKALDQNSFQNIPIMSYAAKYSSSFYGPFRDAADSGYAFGDRSTYQMDNGNSNEALREVEQDIKEGADIIMVKPALPYLDIIYRVKHEFNMPTAAYNVSGEYSMIKGAVDNGWLDETAIMESLISIKRSGADVILTYFAKDVAVNLKS; encoded by the coding sequence ATGTTTCCCACCACAAGATTGAGACGTTTACGGACACCTATAATGAAAAGAATGTTCAGTGAAACAAAGCTTTCAGTAGATGACATGATTGCACCACTCTTTGTTGACGAGAATCTCACTCAACCTCAGCCCATACCATCTATGCCCGGGATACAAAGAGAAACTCCAAAAAGTGTGGTGGATGAAGCAAAAGAATTGGCTGATCTGGGTATCCCTGCACTGATCCTGTTTGGAATACCAAAAATAAAAGACGAGACTGGAAGCCATGCATATGGCGAAGATGATGTTGTCCAGAATGCAACCCGTGATATAAAGGCAGAACTGGGAGATGATATGATGGTCATAACTGATCTGTGTCTTTGTGAGTTCACGACACACGGGCACTGTGGTGTGGTGGATTATGATACTGAGGCGATCTTGAATGATCCGACCCTGCCTATACTGGGCAAGACCGCAGTCAGTCAGGCCCGGGCAGGTGCAGATATGGTTGCACCTTCAGGCATGATGGACGGGATGGTCGATGCCATAAGAAAAGCACTTGACCAGAACAGTTTTCAAAACATTCCTATTATGTCATATGCTGCCAAATATTCATCATCGTTCTACGGTCCCTTCAGGGATGCGGCAGATTCAGGATATGCATTTGGGGACAGGTCTACTTACCAGATGGACAATGGCAACAGTAACGAAGCCCTTAGGGAGGTTGAGCAGGACATCAAGGAGGGCGCTGATATAATAATGGTAAAGCCGGCCCTGCCTTACCTGGATATTATATACAGGGTCAAACATGAATTTAATATGCCAACAGCAGCCTACAATGTCAGTGGCGAGTATTCAATGATAAAAGGGGCAGTAGATAACGGCTGGCTGGATGAAACAGCAATCATGGAATCCTTAATATCAATTAAACGCTCAGGAGCAGATGTTATACTTACATATTTTGCCAAAGATGTAGCAGTGAACCTCAAATCTTAA